In Stieleria varia, one genomic interval encodes:
- a CDS encoding phosphoribosylformylglycinamidine synthase subunit PurQ gives MATPRVLVLRAPGTNCDVETAHAFQLAGAQAESVHVNRLIENPALKDRYQILCVPGGFSYGDDIAAGRILATRLRRHLADLVDTFVHGSGDRLVLGICNGMQVLMRLGVLTEGVGNGASEPATLTWNNHGRFEDRWVHLATHGSSCVFLRDIEHMYLPMAHAEGKFVAANDATLGQLREAGRLCLRYADGEAGGVQDEILNFPANPNGADANVAGVCDASGRVFGLMPHPERHLLATHHPFWTRRDVQPEHGDGMKLFQNGVDWFA, from the coding sequence ATGGCGACCCCACGAGTCCTGGTGTTACGTGCCCCCGGCACCAATTGCGACGTAGAAACCGCGCACGCATTTCAGCTTGCCGGTGCCCAAGCCGAGAGCGTCCACGTCAATCGGCTGATCGAAAACCCCGCGCTCAAGGATCGCTACCAAATCCTCTGTGTTCCCGGCGGGTTCAGCTACGGCGATGACATTGCCGCCGGCCGCATCCTGGCGACCCGGCTGCGACGCCACCTCGCCGATCTCGTGGACACCTTTGTCCACGGGAGTGGTGACCGACTGGTTCTGGGAATCTGCAATGGCATGCAGGTGCTGATGCGTCTGGGCGTCTTGACCGAGGGCGTCGGAAACGGCGCATCAGAGCCCGCCACGCTGACGTGGAACAACCACGGACGATTCGAGGATCGCTGGGTGCACTTGGCCACGCACGGCAGCTCCTGCGTTTTCTTGCGTGACATCGAACACATGTATCTGCCGATGGCCCACGCGGAGGGCAAGTTTGTCGCGGCCAATGATGCCACGCTGGGGCAGTTGCGTGAGGCGGGACGTCTGTGTCTGCGCTACGCGGATGGTGAAGCCGGAGGCGTCCAGGACGAAATCTTGAATTTCCCCGCCAACCCCAACGGGGCCGACGCCAACGTGGCCGGCGTTTGCGATGCCAGTGGTCGCGTGTTCGGCTTGATGCCGCACCCAGAACGCCACCTGCTAGCCACCCACCACCCATTCTGGACTCGACGCGATGTCCAACCGGAACACGGTGACGGTATGAAACTGTTCCAAAACGGTGTGGACTGGTTCGCGTAG
- a CDS encoding SHD1 domain-containing protein, translating into MKVPFYSCGTPCLLFAAVVLLSAIGIPVTCSAQDTMREWSDATGRFKVTASLVSVVDGVATIRNSDGKTMRIPVAKLSAADQAFLNEDSNPFEMVEDAGAPTAPAATATPASGSGASTGAMGWSEPSTPNWDAARQVTIVNDVAWNVPVVSNALAFESKPVTLGPKSNFHERMHSMTVNPFCRRAALGYTVSFTVPQTMSRLTLVDLESGRAIAAEPVQADMRPLTLLDSGNDVLMVGNSDGRRDDGETKDQLQIWRVTGKSIQRTPSWVPYPKDKKDFGKIANADVLQAFPVNGNNLLTMSDKGHLVLWRIATREPIWHARLNERNFALAVSTDRKRLALVDDKTVAVMDLDSAQVLGSLSLDKGTTVGWPKLQWSEDGTRLLFTSNSDIRVLDVQSGQWAEEFALAKGPVATRGLSFPNNDYALLDDSLLVHLPTRIQVCQYSGASSISTIGGVSFIAVQAGDHGVFVSAEFPHPAAKAMLEKAQSDPTMFLVHPGCEVAIDVSGVSGQHRAEVQQGLEKSIADSGYKISAGSPIKVVATITGPKQEAVSYIAAGSYIVNKYESRVKLQWQGKDLWSRSSSNVPGILATKRGQTMQQALDEAGKKPNLSIFGSTRFPEFMQKPSENQGPGARSSTALMTSNFTTKGLVDSK; encoded by the coding sequence ATGAAAGTTCCATTCTATTCCTGCGGCACTCCTTGTTTGCTTTTCGCCGCCGTTGTGTTGTTGTCCGCCATCGGAATTCCCGTCACCTGCTCCGCGCAAGATACGATGCGCGAGTGGTCCGATGCCACCGGTCGCTTCAAAGTCACCGCAAGTCTGGTGAGTGTGGTCGACGGAGTTGCCACCATTCGCAATTCCGACGGCAAGACCATGCGGATACCGGTCGCCAAGTTAAGCGCGGCCGATCAAGCATTCTTGAACGAAGACAGCAATCCATTTGAGATGGTCGAGGATGCGGGAGCACCGACAGCACCCGCTGCGACTGCCACACCAGCAAGTGGTTCGGGAGCAAGTACCGGTGCGATGGGGTGGTCCGAGCCCAGCACACCCAATTGGGATGCAGCGAGGCAAGTGACCATCGTCAACGACGTCGCGTGGAACGTTCCGGTGGTGTCCAACGCCCTAGCGTTTGAATCCAAGCCGGTGACGTTGGGCCCGAAGAGTAATTTTCACGAACGCATGCACTCGATGACGGTCAATCCGTTCTGTCGTCGTGCCGCATTGGGTTACACCGTTTCTTTCACGGTTCCTCAAACCATGTCTCGACTGACATTGGTTGATCTGGAATCGGGACGTGCAATTGCAGCGGAGCCTGTCCAAGCCGACATGCGCCCGCTGACTTTGCTGGACAGCGGAAACGATGTTTTGATGGTGGGTAACAGTGATGGTCGCCGTGATGATGGAGAGACCAAAGACCAATTGCAGATTTGGCGAGTGACCGGAAAGTCAATCCAACGCACACCGAGTTGGGTGCCTTACCCCAAGGATAAGAAGGACTTTGGCAAGATCGCCAATGCCGATGTCCTGCAAGCCTTTCCCGTCAACGGAAACAACTTGTTGACCATGAGCGATAAAGGGCACTTGGTGTTGTGGCGAATCGCAACACGCGAGCCCATTTGGCACGCACGCTTGAACGAACGCAACTTTGCATTGGCCGTTTCCACGGACCGCAAACGATTGGCCCTTGTCGATGACAAAACGGTTGCGGTGATGGACTTGGATTCGGCCCAAGTCCTGGGCAGCTTGTCGTTGGACAAAGGCACCACGGTTGGGTGGCCCAAATTGCAATGGAGCGAAGACGGAACGCGGTTGCTATTCACGTCGAATTCCGACATTCGTGTTCTGGACGTCCAGTCAGGACAATGGGCCGAGGAGTTTGCCTTGGCCAAGGGACCCGTTGCCACTCGTGGTCTGTCTTTTCCTAACAATGACTACGCGTTGCTGGATGACTCGCTGTTAGTACACCTGCCGACCCGGATCCAAGTCTGTCAGTACAGCGGAGCCAGTTCGATCAGCACCATCGGCGGTGTTTCCTTCATTGCCGTCCAAGCCGGGGATCATGGCGTATTCGTGTCTGCCGAATTTCCCCATCCCGCAGCGAAAGCCATGCTGGAAAAGGCTCAGTCGGACCCCACGATGTTCCTGGTGCACCCAGGATGTGAAGTCGCCATCGATGTCTCGGGCGTGAGCGGACAGCACCGCGCTGAAGTACAGCAGGGACTTGAAAAATCCATCGCGGATTCAGGCTACAAAATCTCCGCCGGCTCGCCGATCAAGGTGGTGGCGACGATCACCGGCCCCAAACAGGAGGCCGTCAGCTATATCGCTGCGGGCTCCTACATCGTCAACAAGTATGAGTCGAGGGTGAAGCTGCAGTGGCAGGGCAAAGATCTTTGGTCACGCAGCAGCAGCAACGTGCCTGGAATATTGGCCACAAAACGAGGGCAAACCATGCAACAGGCACTCGACGAAGCGGGCAAGAAGCCCAATCTGTCGATCTTTGGCAGCACTCGATTTCCCGAGTTCATGCAGAAGCCGAGCGAAAACCAAGGCCCTGGCGCCCGATCCAGCACCGCGTTGATGACGTCGAACTTCACCACCAAAGGCCTCGTCGACTCCAAGTGA
- a CDS encoding SdrD B-like domain-containing protein, which yields MNILSRRINKKTRQRKMLRRRRFSRLETLEARQLLAGDISGGIYNDLNGDGVRDQGEDGLANWTVFLDQNQSGTLDAGEPSALTNADGEYFFGGLSAGDYRVAELVRSGWTPTNPASGFQDVTLSDGQSKTVNFLNQGSGGTGVITGNVWRDINNNGIQDPEDTGLAGWTLYLDLNGDKVLDPEEPFVLTDGNGDYSFTGLLGGGGTSAIDYEVTIVFPTGWEPKDENITAAVIDGQTTSGIDFSNWPDPEQTTSISGRVFNDLNGNGVLNAGESGLGGWIVFADMNLNGVRDTGEVFGTTSSSGNYSLTGLESGNLRITVAQHLDYKSTSPASGFRNVNLVPGVPVSGVNFGAQLRTDAAIGGVIYVDRDKDGTRDPGEEGLPGITVYLDVDNSGSLTAGDPSMVTGEDFFYTPDVDEAGAYRFEKLGGGTYVVRQIVPPELDSPGSEIEHSVTVGPADDISDLELGDEYRPSEIHGIKFEDANGNGLRDPGEPGIEGVTIFIDLNRDNVFDDAVEPSTQTLADGSYSFVGLEADAYIVREIVPAGFVQTFPSTESGILWPEGVSNAAVGNVTPTLIETSLAKDETYTQTVSLTLPTTGALTNLVDVFLLFDDTGSFTSNSPIVRAAFPNIISQLQTKLPGIDLGFGVGRLEEYGGFASEYGAGRPFTLNQPIIASDVSGFSASIQSALDHVAPGYGGDGPETVIEALYQMVSGAGFDGNNNGSLLDSGAAGLLSTQTSPGNSGDVPAFSSFTPDPANGVLPASGTIGGAGFRSGALPIIITATDTGFAYQPKGETSIVGIDGLSVPVSQLTAASRGSSPFGAGAGIQETVTGLNALGALVIGLGTTDSPSSAPRQGLEALANLTGAINRTTNTIDNGTADAIAPNDPFYFKIGSGGDPLVGNIADGIVAAIDGAVTSVNVNVTLRASDPRVHLSFDPGVINGLGAGDTATFDVTFTGDGRPHRFDLQFIREGTDVVLGSIPVVLGTPVEGDGYEYEDCEDGEHSQEVNFGNQRIDGITPNVAPSFTVGADQLVMEDAGPQTVTGWATNVSPGPASESTQLIDFIVSTDNNGLFAIQPTVAPDGTLTFSPAADAFGSSIVTIQAHDDGGTALGGMNTSAAQTFVIEVSPVNDAPIGLPIILAQTIDGTGSITLTEPTNVQSGNLLTVDTSGISDADGLGTFSFQWLRDGIAVTAASSDTYLVSETDVDARISVQVSYTDGDGTLETLTSAEVGPVSAANSAPMGDVLVVGTLTEDEVLTADTSGITDADGLGAFSFLWSNGATTPSITLGDSDVGQNIGVTVSYTDGGGKLEHVASSIVGPVANVNDAPTGEVIVLGTPQNGQVLTADASGVSDPDGLGMFSYAWSNGATTQSITLGDSDVGQNISVAVSYTDGHGTNEGPLTSVPTAAVTDIASAGPKFFVVDQSQRRVFEYDTDGNALENDRLDKEGEKPRGIAANADGSLSWVVDGDGEVFVYNQDHELLGSWKLKEIDKPEGVTVHGDDLWIVDRENDRVHFFAGGALRRSGKAESTSSFRLDRANRNPMDVVTDGVNLWVVNDTRGVDKVFRYDMQGVLEGSWQIDAANAKPTGLTIDPSDVSHIWIVDSRSDSVYQYDQAAGRVSGSQDANASFKLAESNRNPQGIADPLASVAMGGARKWTKLGSSADDSVIAWNNVISPLDANDDGDVSALDALVVVNHLGKGRATSVADLDVDAPFVDTNADGLVTARDALVIVNSLKRQTHAFNAESIDSVISKLADREDERFTFENDFDDILALISRGGSRRD from the coding sequence ATGAACATCTTGTCACGCCGTATCAACAAGAAGACTCGCCAACGCAAAATGCTTCGTCGGCGTCGATTCTCTCGACTGGAGACGCTTGAAGCAAGACAACTGCTCGCTGGTGATATCAGCGGAGGAATCTACAACGACCTCAATGGCGACGGTGTTCGCGACCAGGGAGAGGACGGTCTGGCAAATTGGACGGTGTTCTTGGATCAAAATCAAAGCGGAACGCTCGATGCAGGAGAACCGTCTGCGTTGACCAATGCCGACGGCGAGTACTTCTTTGGCGGCCTTTCGGCAGGTGACTACCGAGTGGCCGAACTTGTACGTTCGGGATGGACTCCGACGAATCCCGCGTCCGGCTTTCAAGACGTGACATTGTCAGATGGTCAATCAAAGACCGTCAACTTTTTGAATCAAGGCAGCGGTGGGACGGGCGTCATCACGGGGAATGTCTGGCGCGACATCAACAACAATGGCATCCAGGATCCTGAGGACACTGGGCTGGCGGGATGGACGCTGTACCTGGACCTCAATGGAGACAAAGTACTTGATCCTGAAGAACCATTTGTCCTGACCGATGGCAACGGGGACTACTCATTCACCGGACTATTGGGCGGCGGCGGTACCAGTGCGATCGACTACGAAGTCACCATCGTCTTTCCCACCGGCTGGGAGCCCAAGGACGAAAACATCACTGCCGCAGTCATCGACGGACAAACAACATCCGGCATCGATTTTTCGAATTGGCCCGATCCTGAACAGACAACGTCAATCAGCGGTCGAGTGTTCAACGATCTCAATGGCAATGGTGTGCTCAATGCGGGTGAATCGGGGCTTGGTGGCTGGATCGTATTTGCCGATATGAACCTGAACGGCGTCCGTGATACGGGTGAAGTGTTTGGAACGACCTCAAGCAGTGGGAACTACTCGCTGACCGGCCTTGAATCGGGGAACCTACGAATCACAGTCGCCCAGCACCTCGACTACAAGTCGACTTCGCCAGCTTCGGGATTCCGGAATGTAAACCTTGTTCCTGGGGTGCCTGTCAGTGGCGTCAATTTCGGCGCTCAACTGCGCACGGATGCCGCGATCGGAGGTGTGATTTATGTCGATCGTGACAAAGACGGAACCCGGGATCCAGGGGAAGAAGGTTTACCAGGTATCACCGTTTACTTGGATGTTGACAACAGCGGTTCGCTGACGGCAGGCGATCCGAGCATGGTCACGGGCGAGGACTTTTTCTACACGCCCGATGTCGATGAAGCGGGGGCCTATCGCTTTGAGAAACTGGGCGGCGGGACGTATGTGGTGCGTCAGATCGTGCCACCAGAGCTTGATTCGCCAGGCTCCGAAATCGAGCACAGCGTGACGGTCGGTCCCGCGGATGACATCAGCGATCTGGAACTGGGTGATGAATATCGCCCCAGTGAAATTCACGGCATCAAATTTGAAGACGCAAACGGCAACGGATTGCGTGATCCGGGCGAACCCGGTATCGAAGGGGTGACGATCTTCATCGACTTGAATCGTGACAACGTGTTTGACGACGCAGTGGAGCCATCGACACAGACACTTGCCGATGGTTCGTACTCCTTTGTTGGGCTCGAAGCGGATGCCTACATTGTTCGCGAGATCGTTCCCGCTGGCTTTGTACAAACCTTTCCATCAACCGAAAGTGGAATTCTCTGGCCAGAGGGAGTCAGCAACGCAGCGGTTGGCAATGTGACGCCGACGTTGATCGAGACTTCTCTCGCGAAGGATGAGACGTATACGCAAACGGTCAGTCTGACGCTGCCAACCACCGGTGCGCTGACGAACCTGGTCGATGTGTTTTTGCTGTTCGATGACACCGGCAGCTTCACATCGAACAGCCCAATCGTGCGAGCTGCTTTTCCAAATATCATCTCGCAACTGCAAACCAAACTGCCGGGAATTGACCTTGGGTTTGGAGTCGGTCGGCTGGAAGAGTACGGCGGGTTTGCCTCGGAGTACGGAGCGGGACGCCCATTCACACTCAATCAACCGATCATCGCGTCGGACGTCAGTGGATTCTCGGCATCAATCCAATCCGCACTCGACCATGTTGCCCCAGGTTACGGTGGTGACGGACCTGAGACGGTGATCGAAGCACTTTACCAAATGGTCAGTGGTGCCGGATTCGATGGCAATAACAATGGATCGCTGCTTGATAGTGGGGCAGCGGGATTGTTGTCGACGCAAACGAGTCCTGGCAACAGTGGCGATGTTCCCGCGTTCTCCTCTTTTACGCCAGATCCGGCAAACGGTGTCTTGCCGGCATCCGGAACGATTGGCGGAGCTGGCTTTCGCTCGGGTGCCCTGCCGATCATCATCACCGCGACCGATACCGGATTCGCGTATCAGCCCAAAGGCGAAACCAGCATTGTCGGCATCGACGGCTTGTCCGTCCCCGTGTCTCAATTGACCGCAGCATCGCGGGGCTCATCACCTTTTGGCGCGGGGGCTGGGATTCAAGAAACCGTTACCGGGCTCAATGCCCTCGGGGCCTTGGTCATTGGACTCGGCACCACGGACTCGCCATCATCTGCACCGCGGCAGGGACTGGAGGCTCTCGCCAATCTGACCGGTGCGATCAATCGCACGACCAACACCATCGACAACGGCACGGCCGACGCGATCGCCCCGAATGATCCGTTCTACTTTAAGATTGGTAGCGGTGGTGATCCACTGGTGGGCAACATCGCCGACGGCATCGTCGCGGCGATCGATGGTGCCGTGACCTCCGTCAACGTCAATGTCACGCTGCGTGCGTCCGATCCACGTGTCCACCTCAGTTTTGATCCGGGAGTGATCAACGGACTTGGCGCGGGCGATACCGCAACGTTTGACGTGACTTTTACCGGTGACGGTCGACCACATCGTTTTGATCTGCAGTTCATCCGCGAGGGCACCGATGTCGTGCTCGGGTCGATCCCCGTCGTTTTGGGCACGCCCGTCGAAGGTGACGGCTACGAATATGAAGACTGTGAGGATGGGGAACATAGCCAGGAAGTCAACTTCGGAAATCAGCGGATTGACGGGATCACTCCCAACGTTGCACCAAGCTTTACAGTCGGTGCCGATCAACTTGTGATGGAAGACGCAGGACCGCAAACGGTGACGGGCTGGGCGACCAACGTCAGCCCTGGTCCCGCCAGCGAGTCGACTCAGTTGATCGATTTCATCGTCAGCACTGACAACAACGGACTGTTCGCGATTCAGCCGACGGTCGCTCCCGATGGCACACTGACGTTCTCGCCTGCTGCTGATGCCTTCGGCTCGTCAATCGTGACCATTCAAGCTCATGATGATGGCGGTACGGCTTTGGGGGGCATGAACACGAGTGCTGCCCAGACCTTTGTGATCGAGGTGAGCCCGGTCAACGATGCCCCAATCGGGCTTCCTATCATTCTCGCCCAAACGATCGACGGCACGGGCTCAATCACCCTGACTGAACCGACGAATGTTCAAAGCGGCAACCTGCTCACGGTCGACACCTCTGGCATCAGCGACGCCGATGGATTGGGCACATTCAGCTTTCAATGGTTGCGTGATGGAATTGCGGTCACAGCAGCATCGAGCGACACCTACCTCGTCAGCGAAACGGACGTGGACGCTCGAATTAGCGTGCAGGTGAGCTATACCGACGGAGACGGAACCCTGGAAACCCTGACGAGTGCCGAAGTCGGCCCTGTCAGCGCTGCCAACTCGGCACCCATGGGGGACGTACTGGTGGTAGGCACACTGACAGAGGACGAAGTCTTGACTGCGGACACCAGCGGAATCACGGACGCTGATGGTTTGGGTGCATTCAGTTTCCTTTGGAGCAACGGTGCGACGACCCCCTCGATCACTCTGGGCGACTCGGATGTAGGTCAAAACATCGGAGTGACGGTTAGCTACACCGATGGCGGAGGAAAACTGGAGCATGTGGCCAGTTCGATCGTTGGGCCAGTCGCCAATGTCAATGATGCCCCCACAGGCGAAGTCATCGTTCTCGGGACACCCCAAAATGGGCAGGTGTTGACCGCGGACGCCAGTGGTGTCTCTGATCCGGATGGCCTGGGAATGTTCAGCTACGCCTGGAGCAACGGTGCAACGACACAGTCGATCACCTTGGGTGATTCCGATGTTGGGCAGAACATTTCCGTTGCCGTCAGCTACACCGATGGACACGGCACCAACGAAGGGCCCCTGACAAGTGTCCCTACAGCGGCAGTTACCGACATTGCATCGGCGGGACCAAAGTTCTTTGTAGTCGATCAGTCGCAGCGAAGAGTCTTTGAATACGACACAGACGGCAATGCTCTCGAGAACGATCGATTGGACAAAGAAGGCGAGAAGCCTCGCGGCATCGCTGCAAACGCAGACGGGTCGCTGTCTTGGGTTGTCGACGGTGATGGCGAAGTCTTTGTCTATAACCAAGACCATGAACTACTCGGATCGTGGAAACTCAAGGAGATCGATAAACCGGAGGGGGTTACTGTCCACGGTGATGACTTGTGGATCGTTGATCGTGAAAACGATCGCGTCCACTTCTTCGCCGGGGGTGCACTGCGTCGATCTGGAAAAGCCGAGTCCACATCGAGTTTCCGACTCGATCGCGCCAACCGTAACCCAATGGATGTCGTTACCGATGGAGTCAACCTTTGGGTCGTCAATGACACACGAGGCGTTGACAAAGTCTTCCGGTATGACATGCAGGGAGTGCTGGAAGGAAGTTGGCAAATCGACGCTGCGAATGCGAAACCGACCGGACTGACAATCGACCCCAGTGACGTCAGCCACATCTGGATTGTCGACTCCCGTAGCGACTCGGTGTATCAGTACGACCAAGCAGCCGGTCGTGTCTCAGGAAGCCAGGATGCGAACGCTTCTTTCAAGCTTGCTGAATCCAATCGGAACCCGCAAGGAATCGCCGATCCGTTGGCATCAGTCGCAATGGGAGGGGCCAGAAAATGGACGAAGCTTGGAAGCTCAGCTGACGATTCAGTGATTGCCTGGAATAACGTCATCAGCCCGTTGGATGCAAACGACGATGGCGATGTCTCCGCGTTGGACGCGTTGGTCGTCGTCAACCATCTCGGCAAAGGCCGAGCGACGAGCGTGGCCGATTTGGACGTCGATGCTCCATTCGTGGATACGAACGCTGATGGACTGGTCACGGCCCGCGACGCGTTGGTCATTGTCAACTCGCTCAAACGACAAACCCATGCGTTCAACGCTGAGTCCATCGACAGCGTGATCAGCAAGTTGGCTGACCGTGAGGATGAGAGATTCACGTTTGAGAATGATTTCGACGACATCCTCGCCCTCATCTCCAGGGGCGGATCGCGACGCGATTGA
- a CDS encoding DUF1501 domain-containing protein — protein sequence MNRNESLHHQQQEHRAITRRHLFGRTATGIGSLALASLLHRDGLASPSAINPLAAKPTHFPAKAKRIIYLFMAGGPSQLELFDYKPKLAELSGKAPTAEMLQGKRFAFLKGNETLLGPTRSFGTYGQCGATLSDLIPHHRKIVDDICQIKTMQTDVFNHGPAKIFMNTGSAQTGRPSMGSWLSYGIGSESDSLPGFVVLQSGPRGPRNGAQLWSSGFLPSTYQGVPFRKGASPILNLQTPDGIGGMDGQRAFVDAAGDLNRLHHHHVGDPEIETRIAAYEMAYRMQTSAPELMSIQDETQETLDLYGVEVGKPSYAANCLLARRLIERDVRFVQLYHTNWDHHGGGGENIQTDLPKRTEEIDRATTALILDLKRLGLLEDTLVIWGGEFGRTPMGEVRQSVGRDHHIDAFTVWMAGAGVKPGFIYGETDELGFAPTENPVHVHDLHATILHLMGIDHERLTYRFMGRDFRLTDVHGNVVHDILS from the coding sequence ATGAATCGAAACGAATCCTTACATCACCAACAGCAAGAGCACCGCGCGATCACTCGCCGCCATTTGTTTGGACGCACGGCAACCGGAATCGGTTCGCTCGCACTCGCTTCACTGCTGCACCGCGACGGCTTGGCATCACCCAGCGCGATCAATCCTCTGGCGGCCAAACCGACACATTTTCCCGCCAAAGCCAAGCGGATCATTTATCTGTTCATGGCGGGTGGTCCCAGTCAGCTGGAACTGTTCGACTACAAACCGAAACTGGCGGAGTTGAGTGGCAAAGCACCGACTGCGGAGATGCTGCAGGGAAAACGTTTTGCTTTCCTCAAGGGCAACGAGACGCTCCTTGGTCCCACCCGCAGTTTTGGGACGTATGGCCAGTGCGGAGCGACGCTCTCGGACTTGATCCCCCACCATCGAAAGATCGTGGACGACATTTGTCAAATCAAGACGATGCAAACGGACGTGTTCAATCACGGGCCGGCCAAGATTTTTATGAACACGGGGTCGGCGCAAACCGGACGCCCCAGCATGGGGTCCTGGCTCAGTTATGGAATTGGCAGCGAATCGGATTCCTTGCCCGGTTTTGTGGTTTTGCAAAGTGGGCCGCGTGGGCCTCGCAACGGAGCACAGCTTTGGTCCAGTGGTTTCTTGCCGTCCACCTACCAAGGCGTCCCGTTTCGAAAGGGTGCTTCGCCGATCCTGAATTTGCAAACGCCCGATGGCATCGGGGGCATGGACGGTCAGCGCGCCTTTGTGGATGCCGCGGGCGATCTGAATCGATTGCATCACCATCACGTGGGCGACCCGGAAATCGAGACTCGCATTGCAGCCTATGAAATGGCCTATCGGATGCAAACGAGCGCTCCGGAGCTAATGAGTATCCAAGACGAGACCCAAGAAACGCTGGATCTGTACGGTGTCGAGGTCGGCAAGCCGTCTTATGCTGCCAACTGTTTGCTGGCCCGTCGTTTGATCGAGCGCGACGTACGTTTCGTCCAACTCTATCACACCAACTGGGACCATCACGGAGGCGGTGGAGAAAACATCCAAACGGATCTTCCGAAACGAACCGAAGAGATCGATCGCGCGACGACGGCGTTGATATTGGATTTGAAGCGACTGGGATTGCTGGAAGATACGCTGGTCATCTGGGGCGGAGAGTTTGGACGCACGCCGATGGGTGAAGTCCGCCAGTCGGTCGGGCGTGACCACCACATCGATGCGTTTACGGTTTGGATGGCCGGAGCAGGAGTGAAGCCGGGTTTCATTTATGGTGAAACGGATGAGCTGGGGTTCGCACCCACCGAAAACCCGGTGCACGTCCACGATTTGCACGCGACAATCCTGCACTTGATGGGAATCGACCACGAAAGACTGACCTACCGATTCATGGGCCGTGACTTCCGACTGACCGACGTGCACGGGAACGTGGTTCACGATATCCTATCGTAA